A stretch of the Phoenix dactylifera cultivar Barhee BC4 unplaced genomic scaffold, palm_55x_up_171113_PBpolish2nd_filt_p 000782F, whole genome shotgun sequence genome encodes the following:
- the LOC120107168 gene encoding uncharacterized protein LOC120107168, producing MEEVFLQNQIAAMDKAGNVVLDIESLTQPSDKCSGSPKMTKALSRKGSSRMEKRNGEEQEADETSKKLVIKVGCSQLDQLKQPAMPIKVLIAPPTSVNISGVADTGDGRSRRFHRLTTINPKKILLLFASMSSMGTMILIYFTLAISRQGEV from the exons ATGGAGGAGGTCTTCCTGCAG AACCAGATTGCAGCTATGGATAAAGCAGGAAATGTAGTTCTGGACATTGAAAGCCTTACACAGCCCTCTGATAAGTGCTCTGGAAGTCCGAAAATGACT AAAGCTCTTTCTCGTAAGGGTTCAAGCAGAATGGAGAAGCGAAATGGTGAAGAGCAAGAAGCAGATGAGACATCAAAAAAACTTGTCATTAAAG TGGGGTGTTCCCAGCTGGATCAGTTGAAACAGCCTGCGATGCCTATCAAAGTTCTCATAGCGCCTCCAACTTCAGTTAATATTTCCGGTGTTGCAGATACTGGGGATGGAAGGAGTAGGAGATTTCATCGCCTAACAACTATCAACCCGAAGAAAATCcttctcctttttgcttctat GTCAAGCATGGGGACAATGATTCTCATATATTTTACGCTTGCTATCAGTCGACAAGGGGAAGTGTAA